One Agelaius phoeniceus isolate bAgePho1 chromosome 8, bAgePho1.hap1, whole genome shotgun sequence genomic region harbors:
- the S1PR1 gene encoding sphingosine 1-phosphate receptor 1 has protein sequence MNSGTTAPQKVTSNPTNTDVNYVIKEHYNYTGKLNESVDTGIKVTSVVFIIICCFIILENIFVLLTIWKTKKFHRPMYYFIGNLALSDLLAGVAYTANLLLSGHKTYSLTPNQWFVREGTMFVALSASVFSLLAIAIERYITMLKMKLHNGSNSFRSFLLISACWVISAILGGLPIMGWNCKNLLSNCSTVLPLYHKHYILFCTTVFTGLLLSIVVLYCRIYSMVRTRSRRLTFRKNITKATRSSEKSLALLKTVIIVLSVFIACWAPLFILLLLDVGCKVKTCPILYKAEYFLVLAVLNSATNPIIYTLTNKEMRRAFIKILCCCTCPPADSGTKFKRPIIGGMEFSRSKSDNSSHPQKEDGDHPETIMSSGNVTSSS, from the coding sequence ATGAACTCCGGCACCACTGCCCCGCAGAAGGTCACCAGCAACCCCACCAACACCGATGTCAACTATGTCATCAAAGAGCATTATAATTACACGGGAAAGCTAAATGAGAGTGTGGACACTGGAATTAAAGTGACGTCGGTGGTTTTTATCATCATTTGCTGCTTTATAATCTTAGAGAACATTTTTGTCTTGCTTACCATCTGGAAAACCAAGAAGTTTCACAGACCCATGTACTATTTCATTGGGAACTTAGCTCTTTCAGACTTGCTGGCTGGTGTGGCTTACACTGCCAACCTCCTTCTATCTGGACACAAAACCTACAGCCTGACCCCCAACCAGTGGTTTGTAAGAGAAGGCACCATGTTTGTTGCCTTGTCAGCTTCTGTGTTCAGCTTGTTGGCCATTGCCATTGAGAGATACATCACCATGCTGAAGATGAAACTCCACAATGGCAGCAACAGCTTCCGCTCCTTCTTGCTGATCAGTGCGTGCTGGGTCATCTCCGCCATCCTCGGGGGGCTCCCGATCATGGGCTGGAACTGCAAGAACCTCTTGTCCAACTGCTCCACCGTGCTGCCTCTCTACCACAAGCACTATATTCTCTTTTGCACAACCGTTTTCACTGGCCTTTTGTTATCTATTGTGGTCCTCTACTGCAGGATCTACTCCATGGTGAGGACTAGGAGCCGCAGGCTGACATTTCGGAAAAACATTACCAAAGCTACCAGGAGCTCAGAAAAGTCACTAGCCTTGCTCAAGACAGTGATCATAGTCCTGAGTGTCTTCATTGCCTGCTGGGCTCCTCTGTTCATCCTCCTTTTACTGGATGTGGGGTGCAAAGTGAAGACCTGCCCAATCCTCTATAAAGCAGAGTATTTCTTAGTACTGGCCGTGCTCAATTCAGCCACGAACCCTATCATCTACACCTTGACAAACAAAGAGATGCGGAGGGCTTTCATCAagattttgtgctgctgcacaTGTCCCCCAGCAGATTCTGGGACCAAATTCAAACGGCCAATCATTGGGGGCATGGAGTTCAGCCGGAGTAAGTCTGACAACTCCTCACACCCACAGAAGGAGGACGGTGACCATCCTGAAACCATCATGTCTTCGGGCAATGTTACCTCATCTTCTTAG